From one Cynocephalus volans isolate mCynVol1 chromosome X, mCynVol1.pri, whole genome shotgun sequence genomic stretch:
- the LOC134368656 gene encoding LOW QUALITY PROTEIN: olfactory receptor 13H1-like (The sequence of the model RefSeq protein was modified relative to this genomic sequence to represent the inferred CDS: inserted 1 base in 1 codon), with the protein MDSDRIGGNTEPSSGNIMVLGLDVGLSPKFGGCRAGVDLWIDEMNYQEIGNHTKVTEFVLVGMSKDPTSQSVLFWALMFLYILTLAGNSMIVFLVGVSSQLHTPMYFFLGNSSLLDLLFSTSALPLIMAHSLQNSPTISYSSCFAQLAIRAFLALAECFXLAIMAYDRFVAISNPLRYNLVMSSRVCTLMALVVWVTAFLLTVVPILLFPISFCGHNAVNHFSCEVQAIFKLLCSNTISLEVMMMVCAVISMPVPLTFILISYLCILRAVLRIHPTEARLKAFSTCGSHLVVVTIYFGTLIYISMRPQAKKSQDGDKIVSIFYAAVTPMLNPLIYTLRNKDVKAALRRVSCGAKSSCFKHTTLCPGWLGGEYPLMARTSAAQGFRTFDLQAFSGRPHVVELEAACVWVITDRGGDGCGENKH; encoded by the exons ATGGACTCTGATAGGATTGGGGGCAACACAGAACCGAGTTCTGGGAACATCATGGTGCTGGGCCTGGACGTTGGCTTGTCTCCTAAGTTCGGTGGCTGTAGGGCTGGCGTGGAT CTGTGGATAGACGAAATGAATTACCAGGAAATTGGAAACCACACCAAAGTGACCGAATTCGTTCTCGTGGGAATGTCCAAGGACCCCACATCCCAGAGTGTTCTTTTCTGGGCACTAATGTTTCTCTACATACTAACTTTGGCAGGAAACAGCATGATCGTTTTCCTGGTGGGAGTCAGTTCTCAGCTTCACACCCCAATGTATTTCTTCCTTGGTAACTCGTCTTTACTGGATCTCCTGTTCTCCACCAGTGCTTTACCCCTGATCATGGCGCACTCCCTGCAGAACTCTCCCACCATCTCCTACAGCTCCTGTTTTGCCCAGCTTGCCATCCGAGCCTTCTTGGCACTGGCTGAGTGTT CTCTGGCCATTATGGCTTACGACCGATTCGTGGCTATCTCAAATCCACTCAGGTACAACTTGGTCATGTCTTCTCGAGTATGCACTTTAATGGCTTTGGTTGTGTGGGTGACAGCCTTCCTGCTCACTGTCGTGCCCATTCTGCTCTTCCCCATCAGTTTCTGTGGGCATAATGCAGTCAATCACTTCTCCTGTGAAGTCCAAGCCATCTTCAAATTGCTCTGTTCTAACACCATTTCCCTAGAGGTTATGATGATGGTATGTGCTGTCATTTCAATGCCAGTACCTTTAACTTTCATCCTTATCTCTTACCTTTGTATCCTCAGGGCTGTCTTAAGAATCCATCCAACTGAGGCTAGGCTTAAGGCCTTTTCCACATGTGGTTCTCACCTGGTCGTGGTCACCATCTACTTTGGGACACTAATATATATTTCTATGAGACCACAGGCCAAAAAGTCCCAAGATGGGGACAAAATTGTCTCTATATTTTATGCAGCAGTGACACCAATGCTAAATCCCCTCATCTACACCCTGAGAAATAAGGATGTAAAAGCTGCTCTCAGGAGAGTATCTTGTGGGGCCAAGTCCTCATGCTTCAAGCACACGACA TTGTGTCCTGGGTGGCTCGGCGGTGAATACCCACTCATGGCTCGCACGTCTGCTGCTCAAGGCTTCCGAACGTTTGATTTGCAAGCGTTTTCAGGTAGGCCACACGTAGTAGAGCTGGAAGCTGCTTGTGTCTGGGTCATCACGGACCGCGGGGGTGACGGTTGTGGAGAGAACAAGCACTGA